In Paludibaculum fermentans, the genomic stretch AGCGTCCCCGGCTCACTTCGGGCTGTGCTTTCGCATCCGCATCGAGATGCATCACCTGGATGGAGGCGGGGCTGTAGGCAGGCCACTTGGGGAGACCGGGACCATTCGGGTCGCCGGTCTTCGCGAAGTTCGTCCAGTAATTCTGGAGGAGTTCCGAGACTTTGCGGTCGTCCGGCTGCCAGTTGAAGTCCTTGTTGGAGTCGAGGGCTCCGAACACATACTCGATCTCCGAGGCGTGGACGGCGCCGTATGAGCCGGGCTCCATGCCGGGGATGGATTTACCGGGGAGCGCGGGGCGGACGCGGTCAAACACGTATTGATAGACCGGGCTAGCTGCCGTTTTGGCGTGGGTATTGATCCACTTCCATGTGCCGTACGCGATGAAGAGGTCACCATCGAGGGCCTTGGCAGAGTTCAGCGCATCGGCATCGCTGGCCGCTGTGTAGAGCCTGAGGAAGGCGCCGGCATCGTCCTTGTAGCGTTCTCGGGCCTGCTGCTGGAAGCGTTCGGCGGTGAGCTTCTGCTTCGCGTTCCCCATCAGCGCCTGATAGGGCATTTCGTCGGAGTTCCAGCCGGCCAGCAGCGGAATGTGGGCCTGTTTGCCGGCGGCGTAGATCTCGGCTGCTGAGGTGGGGAAGTAGTAGCCGTCGATGTTGGGGCCAAACCCACCGCGGCTGTTCTTCGTGGTATCCAGCAGTTTATCGGCGGGGATAGCCCGAAGGGCGGCGAGATTGTCAGCCTTTTGGTCGGCTGCAAATTTGACGCCGGCCTGCTCGGATTCCGCGAGGTTGCGGGCGCTGAGGGTGGCGCCGAAGAACGCACCGCTTTCTCCGATGGCGCGGGTCATCAGGTCGCGAGAGAGCGGTGAAGACATGAGTGCGCAGACGGA encodes the following:
- a CDS encoding carboxylesterase/lipase family protein; its protein translation is MRITALVTLVPMALLSMTAADRVRTASGTLVGAPGTNPAIRTFKGVPFAAPPVGNLRWKAPLPVAKWKGVRPATAFGARCMQARIYDDMIFRDPGPSEDCLTLNIWTPAKSAREKLPIMFWVHGGGFQAGGSSEPRQDGEVLATKGVIVVSVNYRMGIFGFFAHPELTKESGHNASGNYGLMDQAEALRWVKHNIKAFGGDPNNITIFGESAGSFSVCALMSSPLSRDLMTRAIGESGAFFGATLSARNLAESEQAGVKFAADQKADNLAALRAIPADKLLDTTKNSRGGFGPNIDGYYFPTSAAEIYAAGKQAHIPLLAGWNSDEMPYQALMGNAKQKLTAERFQQQARERYKDDAGAFLRLYTAASDADALNSAKALDGDLFIAYGTWKWINTHAKTAASPVYQYVFDRVRPALPGKSIPGMEPGSYGAVHASEIEYVFGALDSNKDFNWQPDDRKVSELLQNYWTNFAKTGDPNGPGLPKWPAYSPASIQVMHLDADAKAQPEVSRGRYEFLDAQAARQGGKQ